A window of Nonomuraea angiospora genomic DNA:
CGCGAGCACTTCGAGATGCGCACGCACAAGCGGCTGATTGACATCATCGACCCGACCCCCAAGACGGTTGACTCGCTCATGCGGCTCGACCTCCCCGCGGGTGTCGACATTTCGATCAAGCTCTGAGGGAACGCACTGACATGGCTAAGACGATCAAGGGCGTCCTGGGCAAGAAGCTCGGCATGACCCAGGTCTTCGACGCGGACAACCGGCTGGTGCCGGTGACCGTGGTCGAGGCCGGTCCGTGCGTGGTGACCCGGGTCCGCACCGCCGACAAGGACGGCTACTCCGCCATCCAGCTCGGCTTCGGGCAGGTCGACCCCCGGAAGGTCAACAAGCCGCTCGGCGACTACCTGCGTAAGCACGACATCACCCCGCGCCGTTACTTCGCGGAGATCCGCACCGACGACGCGAGCGACTACACCCTGGGCCAGGAGCTGCTGGCCGACACCTTCGAGGCCGGCCAGTTCGTCGACGTGACGGGCAAGAGCAAGGGCAAGGGCTTCGCCGGTGTCATGAAGCGGCACGGCTTCGGTGGTCTGGGCGCGTCGCACGGTACGCAGCGCAAGCACCGTTCGCCGGGTTCCATCGGTGGCTGCGCCACCCCGGGCCGCGTTTTCAAGGGTCTGCGCATGGCTGGTCGGATGGGTAACGTCCGCACCACTGTGCAGAGCCTCAAGGTTCACTCCGTGGACGCCGAGAAGGGCCTCATCCTGATCAAGGGTGCGATCCCCGGCGCCAACGGAAGCCTGGTCCTCGTTCGCACCTCTGCCAAGAAGGGGGCTGCCAAGTGAGCACCACTATTGACGTCCTCGACGCCAGTGGCGCGAAGGCCGGCACCGTCGACCTGCCCGAGAACATCTTCGGCGCCAAGGTCAACGTGCCGCTGATCCACCAGGTGGTCGTGGCCCAGCTCGCCGCTCGCCGGCAGGGCACCCACAAGGCCAAGACCCGCGGTGAGGTCTCCGGCGGCGGCAAGAAGCCGTACCGCCAGAAGGGCACCGGCCGCGCCCGTCAGGGCTCGACCCGCGCGCCGCAGTTCACCGGCGGTGGCACCGTCCACGGCCCCGTGCCGCGCGACTACTCGCAGCGCACGCCCAAGAAGATGAAGGCCGCCGCCCTGCGTGGCGCCCTCTCCGACCGGGCCGGCGGCGGCCGCGTCCACGTGGTCAGCTCGCTGCTCGCGGGTGAGACGCCCAAGACCAAGGCCGCTCTCGAGGCGCTGCGCAAGGTCACCCAGGCTCCGCGCGTCCTCGTCGTGGTCGACGAGGCCGACGAGCTGACGTGGCTGAGCCTGCGTAACGCTCCCGAGGTCCACCTGCTGGACGCGGGGCAGCTCAACACGTACGACGTGCTCGTGGCGGACGACGTGGTCTTCACGCAGGAGGCGTATGACCAGGTCGTCGCCCGCCTGAGCGACAGCGGGAAGGAAGAGGCCTGATGGAGAAGATCGCCGACCCGCGCGACATCATCATCAAGCCGGTCGTCTCTGAGAAGAGCTACGGCCTGATCGATGAGAACAACAAGTACACGTTCCTGGTGAAGAAGACCGCGAACAAGACCCAGGTCAAGATCGCCGTCGAGCAGATCTTCGGGGTCAAGGTCACCAGCGTGAACACGATCAACCGGCAGGGCAAGCGCAAGCGCACCCGTACCGGTTTCGGCAAGCGTCCCGACACCAAGCGCGCGATCGTGAGCCTGGTCGAGGGCGATCGGATCGACATCTTCGGTCAGATCGGCTAGCAGCGCCATAGAAGTGAGTGCGGGCCGCACGGCCCGCGCGGGGTCGAGACCGCCGCGCTTTCGCGCGGCGGGCTCACCCATGTAACCGACGAAGGATGAACGAAAAAGATGGGCATCCGTAAGTACAAGCCGACGACCCCGGGTCGCCGCGGGTCGAGTGTCTCGGACTTCTCCGAGATCACCCGCAGCACGCCCGAGAAGTCGCTGCTTGCGCCCCTTCACAGCAAGGGCGGCCGTAACGTACACGGCCGGGTCACCGCCCGCCACCAGGGCGGCGGTCACAAGCGCGCCTACCGGATCATCGACTTCCGTAGGCATGACAAGGACGGCATTCCGGCCAAGGTCGCTCACATCGAGTACGACCCCAACCGCACCGCCAACATCGCTCTGCTCCACTACGCCGACGGTGAGAAGCGCTACATCATCGCGCCGAC
This region includes:
- the rplC gene encoding 50S ribosomal protein L3; this translates as MAKTIKGVLGKKLGMTQVFDADNRLVPVTVVEAGPCVVTRVRTADKDGYSAIQLGFGQVDPRKVNKPLGDYLRKHDITPRRYFAEIRTDDASDYTLGQELLADTFEAGQFVDVTGKSKGKGFAGVMKRHGFGGLGASHGTQRKHRSPGSIGGCATPGRVFKGLRMAGRMGNVRTTVQSLKVHSVDAEKGLILIKGAIPGANGSLVLVRTSAKKGAAK
- the rplD gene encoding 50S ribosomal protein L4 → MSTTIDVLDASGAKAGTVDLPENIFGAKVNVPLIHQVVVAQLAARRQGTHKAKTRGEVSGGGKKPYRQKGTGRARQGSTRAPQFTGGGTVHGPVPRDYSQRTPKKMKAAALRGALSDRAGGGRVHVVSSLLAGETPKTKAALEALRKVTQAPRVLVVVDEADELTWLSLRNAPEVHLLDAGQLNTYDVLVADDVVFTQEAYDQVVARLSDSGKEEA
- the rplW gene encoding 50S ribosomal protein L23: MEKIADPRDIIIKPVVSEKSYGLIDENNKYTFLVKKTANKTQVKIAVEQIFGVKVTSVNTINRQGKRKRTRTGFGKRPDTKRAIVSLVEGDRIDIFGQIG